DNA from Rhodopirellula islandica:
GGGTCGCAAGACGTCACGAACACGGCACTTCAAAATTGCATGACCTCTACACAGACCAGGAACAGCATGAGTGGTGAATCCTCATCCGATCGTTCGGCCTCGTCAGTCGAACACACGACCCGCCGTGGATTCATGGTGAGCACCGTTGCCATGGGAGCAGTGGCGGTGGCAGAGTCTGCAATCGCGGCACCAAGTCCGAAAGACGAGCCGATTCCAATCATCGATTGCCACATCCATCTCTTCGACGGGTCTCGTCCTCAGGGAGCGCCCTACGTTGGTCCGGGCGGTGACTCCCCCACCATTGCCATGCCAGCCGACTATCGGAAGCTGGCCGTTCCGTTGGGAATCACGGGTGCGATCAAGGTCGAAGCCAGCCCGTGGGTGGAAGACAACCTGTGGGCGCTTCAAGTCATGCAGTCGGACGACATGATGCTCGGGCTGGTCGGCAATCTGCAGCCGGAGAAACCGGACTTCGCCGAATTGTTGGTTCGCCACGCCAAGAACCCGTTGTTTCGTGGCATTCGGCACGGAACGCTGTGGGGCTACGATCTCCCGAAGATGGTCCAAGACGATGCATTCCTTCGAGGTATGCGTTTGCTGTCCGACCTGGATCTGTCGCTGGATGTTGCCAACCCGTCCGTGCCGTTGCTGGAAGCGGTCGTGAAGCTCAACGACAGCGTGCCGGATCTACGCATCATCATCGATCACCTGCCCCGGCTGGAACCCACCGCGGCCACTCAAACGGCTTACGACAATGTCCTGAGAGTTCTCCACCATCGAACGAACGTCTATGTCAAACTGTCGGGCGTGATTCATCGCATCGCTGGCAAGATCGTCAAGGACCTCGAGGTGCATCGCCCCAAACTAGATCGACTGATCGATGTGTTTGGAGACGACCGAATCCTGTTTGGCAGCGACTGGCCGAACAGCGACGGTGCTGCACCTCTGGATCAGATCGTGAGCATCGTCCAAGACCACTTCGCTGACAAACCGCGTGAACTCCAAGAAAAGTACTTCTGGAAGAACTCCCTCGCCGCTTACAAGTGGAAGGTGAACGAGGATCGCTGAAGCTGTTAGGCCGGGCCAACGCGCCACCTCGTGCGACTCCCCCGCTCGCCCCCGGGCTCCCGCCTGGGAACGCCATGCACCGCAGGCTCCCGCCTGCCGAATCAAACTCGCGAGGCAGGAGCCTCCAAGCCAGTGTGTCCCCAGGCAGAGCCTGGGAACAAGATCTCGCTTGCTCGTCCCCAGGCTCCCGCCTGGGAACGCCATGCACCGCAGGCTCCCGCCTGCCGAATCAGACTCGCGAGGCAGGAGCCTCCAAACCAGCGTGTCCCCAGGCAGAGCCTGGGAACAAGATCCACGCTCGTCCCCAGGCTCCCGCCTGGGAACGCCATGCGACGCAGGCTCCCGCCTGCCGAATCAAACTCGCGAGGCAGGAGCCTCCAAGCCAGCGTGTCCCCAGGCAGAGCCTGGGGACAAGAAGATTCCGCTAACATGGTGGGTGAAGTTAGCTCACCACCTCACTGCCATTCTTGCCCCGTCATCCCCTGAACATCTTGAATGAGAACCACTGCCTGCCTGTTGCTGGCCCTGCTGACCATGACGAACATCGCCCACTGCGACTGGAACCTGCATGTCGCGGCCGATGCGAGTGCCGGAGGAAAGGGAAGTCAGAAGCAACCATTTCGATCGCTGACCGAGGCACGCGACGCGATCCGTGCGGCCAGAGACTCCGGCGCGATACCAACGGACTCACCCGTGGTCGTTCACATCGGGGCTGGTACTTATCCTCTGGATCAGTCATTTGAGTTGACCAAGGCGGACAGCGGCACAGCAGAATCGCCTGTCGTCTATCGAGCGGTCCAGAGCGGTGCCGCCCAACTTCATGGCGGCATCCAACTGAAACCAGGTGACTTCCGATCGGTCACTGACGGCGAAATGGTGAAGCGGTTGGATCCTTCGGCACGCGAACTCGTGCGAGTTTGTGATCTTAAAAATTTCCCCGGGGAGTTCCAGGCATTCAGCGACGCATTCCGTGGCGTCTCGACCGGGCCTTGGCTGTACATCAACGGGCAACCGATGGAACTGGCTCGCTGGCCGAACAAGGACGCTGCGAATGGCGGTTGGGCGGGTTTCTCGAAAGTGATTGACACGGGCTTGCCACAACCCGATGCAAAGAACGAATCCTTGCGCAAGCCTCATCCGGGCTCATTTCAGTTTGAGAACACCCGTCCAAGCAAGTGGAACATCGACCAGGGTGTGTGGCTGCGAGGGTACTGGACACACGATTGGTTTGACGAAGTCATCCGCGTGGCCTCCTACGATCATTCAACGAAGGCAATTCGCTTGGCCAAACCGCACAACTACGGAATCATGGGCGGCACATGGGGCAAGGCAGAACGACGATTTCATGCGATCAATGTCTTCGAGGAACTCGATGCACCAGGCGAATGGTACCTCGACCGATCGCAGAAAAAGCTCTACGTCTACCCTCCGGCCGACTTTCAAAGTGCGAACATTGACTTGGCTGTCCTCGCCTCTCCGATGGTGAAAATGAGTGACACCCAGTATGTGACGCTCGAAGGTTTGACGTTGCAGTTCAGCTTCAGCGACGCGATGGTCTTGCGGAACGCGGAGCACGTCACGATCAAGAATTGCACAGTAGCGAATCACGCCCGTTCAGGAATTTCGATCGTTGGCAGTCACAACGAAGTCCGTTCCTGTCATCTGCACAACCTGGGAACGTCAGGCATCTCGGTCAACGGCGGTGATCGACGGACGCTCACGCCCGCCAACAATCGCATCGTCAACAACCACATCCATGACTATGCCAAATTCATTCGGACCTACCAGCCTGGCGTGAGTGTCCAGGGGTGTGGGCAAATCGTTCGCAACAACTTGATCCACGATGCCCCTCACAATGCGGTGACCTATGGCGGCAACGAACACTTGATCGAACGGAATGAGGTCCACCACGTTGTGATGGAAACAGGCGATTCGGGCGCGTTCTACACGGGACGTGATTGGACCAGTCGCGGCAATGTGCTACGACACAACTACATCCACGATCTGGGAGGTGGTGACGACAAGCACATCAACACGATGGGAATCTACCTGGACGACTGCGATTGCGGCGACACAATTGAAGGCAACGTGTTCTACCGAGCTGGTCGCGCGATCATGATTGGCGGCGGCCGCGACAACCCGGTCATCAACAATCTGATCATCGACTGCCCGATTGGATTGCACATGGATGCCCGCGGGATGACCTGGAAGCAGTGGAACAATCCCGACTACCCCAGTTGGCGTCTGGAAGCAAAGGCGGAGAAATTCGATTACCAGCATCCGCCTTGGAGCAACCGCTACCCACACCTCGCGAAGATCATGCAGGACTCGCCCCGGGAACCGCTCTACAATCCGATCCGTCGCAACATTTTTGTCGACGTTTCCAAGCAAGTCTGCAGCTTCGATGGAAACGTCAAGAAATTGCTCGATCAGTTTGAGATCTCTGACAACCTCGTTGTCAACACAACGGGAGCGTCCGAAGGGATTGCGACCGCGGCTGGCATCCAAGGGTTCACAAATCTTGGCGGTGTTGGAATCCCCTTTCCCGCTGGATTCAAAAATGCCACCCGCCAAGACTTCCAACTGCAATCGGACTCCAACATTTTGAAAGAGCTGCCGACCTTTGAGCGGATCCCCATGGATCAAATTGGTTTGCAGCCTGACCACTGAACTTTGCCTCGCCCCACAACCGAAACAACATTGGATCGAAGAATGCCTCGCACACTGACTCCCCTCCTGCTCGCGTGGATCATGATGGCGACAGTTGTCTCCGCGGAGACAACGTTGCAGGTCAGCAAAGATGGTCCGTTGCGAACGCTGGCGGAAGCCCGCGACGAGATCCGCAAGCGGCGAATGGAGACACCGAAGGAAGCATTTCGCGTGCTCGTGGGAGACGGTCGCTATGAAATCACCGAGCCACTGGCGTTTGAACTCGGCGATGGCAACGTGGTTTACGAAGCCGTCGCGGGAACCACCCCGGTGATCTCAGGAGGTCGACGCATCACGTCGCACTGGACGGAGGGAGAAGGTGGCATTTGGACCACTCAACTTCCTCCGGACTGGCTTTTTGAACAACTGTGGGTCAACGGCCAACGCGCTGTGAGAGCACGTGAACCCGACCACTTCTTTCACTATCTCGTTGCTTGCCGAGAACAGCCAATCGACGGTGGAAAGCGTGCCCAGCAAACGCTCTCGGTTCGTCCCGAGGACATCGTCGGCCTTGAAGGACTCACTCCAGAAGAGATTCGCCAGGTCCAAATACTCGCCTTTCACAAATGGGATACCACGCGTCGATTCCTCGACAGCGCCAACGTCGAGAATGGTCAATTGGTCACTTCCGGTCGGAAAATGAAGTCCTGGAACCCACTGACCCGCAACACCGGTTACATCCTGGAAAACTACCTCAAGGCTCTCGACGAACCCGGGGAGTTCTTTCTGGCGTCCGGAGGGCAACTCAGCTACCGACCGCGATCAGGCGAGTCCATGGATGACGCTGAGTTCATCGTCCCCGTTTGCGAGAAACTGGTCGTGATCCGGGGAGATTCCTCCCACGACAAGTTCGTTGAGGATCTCGAATTTCGTGGCATCGCGTTCCGCCACTGCGGAATGCTCACGCCTCGATCCGGGTTTGAGCCATCGCAAGCCGCCTCTCCGATCGAGGCTGCGATGCAGATCGATGGGACAAAAGGCGTTGTCTTGGATCACTGCGAAATTGGCCACACCGGTGGTTATGGCATCTGGTTCCGCAAGGGTTGCACGGAAGGAGTCCTCAAGCACAGCTTTGTGCACGACCTGGGCGCAGGAGGAGTGCGGGTCGGTGAAACAAGAATTGCAACCAATGAGTCGGAACGGACCCACGACATCGTTGTCGACAACAACATTGTCTACGACGCTGGGCATCTCTTTCCGTGTGCGGTGGGCGTTTGGATTGGCAACAGTGCCGACAACCATGTGACACACAACGAAATTGCCAACATGTACTACACCGGCATCTCCGTCGGTTGGCGGTGGGGATACGATCAAAGCCTGGCGAAGGGCAATCGGATCGAACACAACCACATTCACCATCTTGGCAAAGGCTGGCTCAGTGACATGGGCGGCATTTACACGCTTGGCCCGTCTGAAGGCACAGTCCTACGAGGAAATCGCATCCACGACATCGAGTCTTGGGGATACGGTGGCTGGGGGCTGTACAACGACGAGGGCAGCACTGGCATCTTGTTGGAAAACAATCTTGTCTATCGCACCAAGTCCGGTGGCTACCACCAACACTACGGTCGCGAAAATGTGATCCGCAACAACATCTTCGCCTTCGGTCGTGAGTATCAAGTTCGACGCAGCAGAGTTGAAAAGCATCTCTCCTTCACCTACCAGCAAAACATCATTCTGTGGGACTCCGAGAAATTGTTTCATGGCAATTGGGGTGACGATGGCGTTGAGATTGGTGGCAACTTGTATTGGCGAATGGGCAAGCCTGTCGACTTGAGCGAGGCCGACACCAGCGAGAATTCACTCATCGCTGATCCGTTGTTTGTCGATCCTGCGAAGGACGACTTCCGGTTTGCAGACACATCGATTGCCAAAAAGATTGGCTTCCAGCCGTTCGATGCGTCACAGGCTGGCGTTGATGGTGATGAGGCGTGGAAAGAACGAGCCAGGTCGTTGTCGATGCCAACGATGCAACAGGCCCCCGCCCCTCCGCCGCTGACCTTTCGAGAAGACTTTGAGTTCGGTGATCTTCCGGTTGGCTCATCTGTTTCTGCCACGCCGGACCTCGGTGGAATCCAGGTGATCGATTCGCCGCTCGCAAACAGCGGGAACAAGGTCTTGCAGTTCACCGACACCCCCGGTCAAAAGCATCGTTATTATCCGATGCTATCCATCCAACCCAAGCACAGCGACGGCACAACGAGTTGCAAGTTCGCCATCCGCCTCGGAAACAATGCGGTGTTCCAGCATGAATGGCGGGATTCCTCTCACCCCTACCAAAGCGGTCCCAGTTTGTGGTTCGAGAATGGCCAGCTTCGCTCCCCGAATCGTGTCCTGACGACACTCCCCGTCGACGAATGGATCCTCGTTGAGGTGACCGCCAAACTCGGAACAGACGCGGGCGAGTGGAGCGTTTCCGTATCAATCCCCCACCAGCAAACGCAAACATTTGACGGCTTGCCGCTCGTCAGCGACAAATGGAATCGTCTGGACTGGCTGGGCTTCGTGAGCCAAGCCGATGGCGATGCGGTGGTCCTCCTCGACGATCTCCAACTGACTCGAACGGAGTAACACCGTCCAAGTCCAAACGGTTCCTCGTCGTTTGCACCACCGCCTGCCAAGGGATGTCGTGATGTCACGACCAGCGAACGCGAAACAGGTCGGCAGGAGTCTTCCGGCATTGGGACTGTTTGGAAATGCGTGGTGGCTTCCACGTCCAACCGGGGCGAACGCTGAATGGCGATCAGCGTTGCGGTGATGCTCTTTCCCTGCGACCAACTGAGCTGCGGCGTGTCCTTCGTCCAACCGTCCGCGTAACGCTCACCGATGATCTTGCCATCGTATGCGACCACCAAGGCCCGAGTGTTCTGATCCTCTTGCGTCATCGCTCAATCCAGCGCGGCAGCGACTGCTTTGGAGTCAACGCCATCGGGAACCGGAACGGTCGCTCCGACATCCCCCATGGGCCACTCCTGTGTGGAAGGATCGGGCAGGTTTCGGGGAACTTGAACGGGTTCGAAGAAGACGTTTGTTTCGCCGCGCGGCAGAATCGTGCTGCTTTGGTCCCCGGTGTACCGAGCGCTGCGGGGCGGAGCATCGGGAGCCGTCACCGTGACGATCTTTCGAGCCTCATCGACCTGATACTCAAACTCAGGTTGCCAACCAAAGTATGAAAAAGGGGCGATGTCCTGCGCGATGACTTCCTCCGCGGTCCGCTGATAGTCGCGCCCCACCACCCACAGTCCAGAACAGAGATGGTGAGCGCAGATCGCGGCCCGAAACTCCATGTTCTCCTTGGGTTGAAGCGACTGTAGTGGATGGGGCATGTGGGCAACGGCATTCGCCTTTGTTTTTGGCAGCCACACGAGGCGCCAATTGAAGCTGCGTTTCAAAAATGTGTCATGGTTCCATACCCCCCTGCCGTCACTTTCGCTACACATCCTGGCTCACGTTGCCCCCGTCGCCATGACCCGAATCAACACGAACGTTTCGTCGTTGGTCGCCCAGAACCGCCTGGCGTCCAGCAACCATGATCTTCAGCAATCGCTAACTCGGTTGTCCACCGGCTTGCGAATCAATAGCGCCTCCGACAATCCCGCCGGCCTCTTGGCAAGCCAAGCTCTGCGAAGCGAGATCACTGGCCTGACCAAGGCGATCAG
Protein-coding regions in this window:
- a CDS encoding right-handed parallel beta-helix repeat-containing protein, with the protein product MRTTACLLLALLTMTNIAHCDWNLHVAADASAGGKGSQKQPFRSLTEARDAIRAARDSGAIPTDSPVVVHIGAGTYPLDQSFELTKADSGTAESPVVYRAVQSGAAQLHGGIQLKPGDFRSVTDGEMVKRLDPSARELVRVCDLKNFPGEFQAFSDAFRGVSTGPWLYINGQPMELARWPNKDAANGGWAGFSKVIDTGLPQPDAKNESLRKPHPGSFQFENTRPSKWNIDQGVWLRGYWTHDWFDEVIRVASYDHSTKAIRLAKPHNYGIMGGTWGKAERRFHAINVFEELDAPGEWYLDRSQKKLYVYPPADFQSANIDLAVLASPMVKMSDTQYVTLEGLTLQFSFSDAMVLRNAEHVTIKNCTVANHARSGISIVGSHNEVRSCHLHNLGTSGISVNGGDRRTLTPANNRIVNNHIHDYAKFIRTYQPGVSVQGCGQIVRNNLIHDAPHNAVTYGGNEHLIERNEVHHVVMETGDSGAFYTGRDWTSRGNVLRHNYIHDLGGGDDKHINTMGIYLDDCDCGDTIEGNVFYRAGRAIMIGGGRDNPVINNLIIDCPIGLHMDARGMTWKQWNNPDYPSWRLEAKAEKFDYQHPPWSNRYPHLAKIMQDSPREPLYNPIRRNIFVDVSKQVCSFDGNVKKLLDQFEISDNLVVNTTGASEGIATAAGIQGFTNLGGVGIPFPAGFKNATRQDFQLQSDSNILKELPTFERIPMDQIGLQPDH
- a CDS encoding right-handed parallel beta-helix repeat-containing protein; translated protein: MMATVVSAETTLQVSKDGPLRTLAEARDEIRKRRMETPKEAFRVLVGDGRYEITEPLAFELGDGNVVYEAVAGTTPVISGGRRITSHWTEGEGGIWTTQLPPDWLFEQLWVNGQRAVRAREPDHFFHYLVACREQPIDGGKRAQQTLSVRPEDIVGLEGLTPEEIRQVQILAFHKWDTTRRFLDSANVENGQLVTSGRKMKSWNPLTRNTGYILENYLKALDEPGEFFLASGGQLSYRPRSGESMDDAEFIVPVCEKLVVIRGDSSHDKFVEDLEFRGIAFRHCGMLTPRSGFEPSQAASPIEAAMQIDGTKGVVLDHCEIGHTGGYGIWFRKGCTEGVLKHSFVHDLGAGGVRVGETRIATNESERTHDIVVDNNIVYDAGHLFPCAVGVWIGNSADNHVTHNEIANMYYTGISVGWRWGYDQSLAKGNRIEHNHIHHLGKGWLSDMGGIYTLGPSEGTVLRGNRIHDIESWGYGGWGLYNDEGSTGILLENNLVYRTKSGGYHQHYGRENVIRNNIFAFGREYQVRRSRVEKHLSFTYQQNIILWDSEKLFHGNWGDDGVEIGGNLYWRMGKPVDLSEADTSENSLIADPLFVDPAKDDFRFADTSIAKKIGFQPFDASQAGVDGDEAWKERARSLSMPTMQQAPAPPPLTFREDFEFGDLPVGSSVSATPDLGGIQVIDSPLANSGNKVLQFTDTPGQKHRYYPMLSIQPKHSDGTTSCKFAIRLGNNAVFQHEWRDSSHPYQSGPSLWFENGQLRSPNRVLTTLPVDEWILVEVTAKLGTDAGEWSVSVSIPHQQTQTFDGLPLVSDKWNRLDWLGFVSQADGDAVVLLDDLQLTRTE
- a CDS encoding amidohydrolase family protein, producing the protein MSGESSSDRSASSVEHTTRRGFMVSTVAMGAVAVAESAIAAPSPKDEPIPIIDCHIHLFDGSRPQGAPYVGPGGDSPTIAMPADYRKLAVPLGITGAIKVEASPWVEDNLWALQVMQSDDMMLGLVGNLQPEKPDFAELLVRHAKNPLFRGIRHGTLWGYDLPKMVQDDAFLRGMRLLSDLDLSLDVANPSVPLLEAVVKLNDSVPDLRIIIDHLPRLEPTAATQTAYDNVLRVLHHRTNVYVKLSGVIHRIAGKIVKDLEVHRPKLDRLIDVFGDDRILFGSDWPNSDGAAPLDQIVSIVQDHFADKPRELQEKYFWKNSLAAYKWKVNEDR